The DNA window TTCATGTGTGGTCTGACAAACTCGGGTGTGTAGAACCTCTTCCGCTTGTATCTTGTATTCATGTACCAAGGAATTGCGTACTCTTTGAATCGATacctgagagaaagaaagtaTGACAATGAATCTCTGactaaaatatgtaaaaataaaaatgcacataCTGCTTTGTAGCTATTTGAAATCACAAAACTTCACACGTCCAGATCCATTCAGATTTTGATTGAACGACTGAATTAAAACTATCACTGAGGAGTCTGATGAATCTCTCAGCGTGTGGGTGACATGATATAGAGACTCAGCCCTCACCAAGAGACGTGTCCAAAAATGTTCCTCCTCCAGGCTCCCGGTCGGCCTTTCTCCTGTCCTGTCTGTAGCAGGCGCAGagccgtctctctctcgctcaccaCCGTCTCCAACCTGATCAAGGATCGCTCAATCTGGGAAGAGGCAGATTGACCTTAGCTCGTACTTTACCACCAccagaacacacaacacagcaaatACAAACCCCGCAGCCCCCCTTGATCTGTTTGAGGCAAGACCAAAGCCGACCTGACGAATGTTAGTTGACACTATTTTGCGCGTCATACCAACCTTCCTTATTCTTTCTGGACTCGGCATCTGAACCCTTTGTCTTTTTGCTTCCTGCTCGAGCGTCAGCAAAAGGTTCTTCTCTTTCAACAGCACATACCTGGGAGAGAAGCAGAGCGTTACTCACAGCAGATAGATGTTTATATAATCTGAAGCAGTGTGGACTCTGCCGTCCTTACCAGAGTTTGTGTAAATCCTCGTTGCTCTTTGTTCTCAGATGTTTGGCAGTCCACGGTGCACCTACAATGTTGTGACCAAAGAAAACCGTATGAAAAACTACTGACTCACTCATAATTTTACACTATAAATTGTTTTCAAAACTCTAACCTTCCCTAGATTTCTCCAAAAATGACCATGATCGTTTCCTCCATAATTCACATTAAAACTTTCTTACATTTCGTTATTATTAAAACTACAAACTACAATATTTGAGTGTAGTACCTGACTTCACATTGCTCTCTCCCCA is part of the Limanda limanda chromosome 9, fLimLim1.1, whole genome shotgun sequence genome and encodes:
- the mrpl47 gene encoding 39S ribosomal protein L47, mitochondrial, translated to MAASSSAGRVVTLCRQFQNVLRISSAINAQPCVLNVTKHQSPVSRPKPPVWASSWCSPISSVVQCRALHTTVSRRGLDEFFDLPENWGESNVKSGAPWTAKHLRTKSNEDLHKLWYVLLKEKNLLLTLEQEAKRQRVQMPSPERIRKIERSLIRLETVVSERETALRLLQTGQEKGRPGAWRRNIFGHVSWYRFKEYAIPWYMNTRYKRKRFYTPEFVRPHMKLRLEKHLRSKARKANLKRDTEAKLKEKFPQMKVSSS